One Streptomyces sp. 840.1 genomic window, GTGACCACCTTGTAGTTCTTCGGGACCTGCGCGTCGGGCCTGCGGAGGTAGAGCGGCCGGGGCGGCAGCATCCCGGCGCCCGAGGCGAGCCGTTCGGCGGCGAGGGCGGCCAGGGCGCCAGCCGCGAGGTGCTCGGGGCCGCGCGCGTCCGGGAACGCCTCGGGGTAGAGCACGGCGCCCGCGCCGACCACCGGAAGGCCCGCGAGCTGCCCGGCGATGTCGGCGGGCCGGTCGACGGCGGGTTCGCCGGTCCGGGTGCGGGGGTCCTCGTACCGCGCCCAGTAGACCTCCTTGCGGCGGGCGTCCGTCGCGACGGCGAACGGGCCCTCGATGCCGGCCTGTCCGGCGGCGTACGCGAGGCCGTCCAGGGTGCAGAGTCCGTGCACGGGCACGGAGAGCACCGATCCGAACGTCGCGG contains:
- the tsaB gene encoding tRNA (adenosine(37)-N6)-threonylcarbamoyltransferase complex dimerization subunit type 1 TsaB → MDTATPAVTVALHDGTRVVAESAQVDARRHGELLLPAVDRVLAEAGVKLDAVTDVVVGVGPGPYTGLRVGLVTAATFGSVLSVPVHGLCTLDGLAYAAGQAGIEGPFAVATDARRKEVYWARYEDPRTRTGEPAVDRPADIAGQLAGLPVVGAGAVLYPEAFPDARGPEHLAAGALAALAAERLASGAGMLPPRPLYLRRPDAQVPKNYKVVTPK